In Saccharicrinis carchari, one genomic interval encodes:
- the fbaA gene encoding class II fructose-bisphosphate aldolase, whose amino-acid sequence MKQRVLDVVKPGVVTGDDVSKLFKVAKDNGFALPAVNVVGSDSINGVLEAAKLVNSPVIIQLSNGGAAFYAGKGIGLQGQQGPILGAIAAAKHVHELAEAYGVPVILHTDHAAKKLLPWIDGLLDAGEKHFKETGKPLFSSHMLDLSEEPLEENLAICKKYFERMKKIGMTIEIELGITGGEEDGVDNTDADTSLLYTQPEEVNEAYEVLSSVGSNFTIAASFGNVHGVYKPGNVVLTPKILDNSQKFIEKKHGLSNNPVNFVFHGGSGSSLEEIREAIGYGVIKMNIDTDTQWATWDGVRKFEAENHDYLQGQIGNPDGDDKPNKKYYDPRNWLRKGQVSLVERMKIAFSDLNCVDVL is encoded by the coding sequence ATGAAACAAAGAGTTTTAGATGTAGTAAAACCCGGTGTTGTTACCGGCGATGATGTGAGTAAATTATTCAAAGTTGCAAAGGACAATGGCTTTGCTCTTCCTGCAGTTAATGTGGTAGGTAGCGATTCTATCAATGGTGTTTTGGAAGCTGCAAAACTTGTTAACTCACCTGTAATTATTCAGTTGTCCAATGGTGGTGCTGCCTTTTATGCAGGTAAAGGAATTGGTCTTCAGGGGCAGCAAGGTCCTATATTAGGTGCCATTGCAGCCGCTAAACATGTTCATGAGTTGGCCGAGGCTTATGGGGTTCCCGTAATTTTACATACGGATCATGCAGCAAAAAAATTGCTCCCTTGGATCGACGGTCTTTTGGATGCTGGCGAAAAGCATTTTAAAGAAACCGGAAAACCTCTTTTTAGCTCTCACATGCTCGATCTATCCGAAGAGCCATTGGAAGAAAACCTGGCGATCTGTAAAAAGTACTTCGAGAGAATGAAAAAAATAGGTATGACCATTGAAATTGAACTCGGTATAACCGGCGGAGAGGAAGATGGTGTGGACAATACAGATGCTGATACATCACTGCTGTATACACAACCCGAAGAAGTTAATGAGGCTTATGAAGTATTAAGTTCGGTAGGATCTAACTTTACTATTGCGGCATCCTTTGGTAATGTACACGGGGTGTACAAGCCGGGTAATGTGGTGTTAACACCAAAAATTCTGGATAACTCGCAAAAATTCATTGAGAAAAAGCACGGTTTATCTAACAACCCTGTAAATTTTGTTTTCCACGGTGGATCCGGATCTTCATTAGAAGAAATACGCGAGGCAATCGGATATGGTGTTATCAAAATGAACATCGATACCGATACGCAGTGGGCAACCTGGGATGGTGTTCGCAAGTTTGAGGCCGAGAATCATGATTATCTGCAAGGACAAATCGGTAACCCCGATGGCGACGATAAACCAAATAAAAAATACTACGACCCACGTAACTGGTTGCGTAAAGGACAAGTATCTTTGGTTGAAAGAATGAAAATTGCTTTTAGCGATTTAAATTGTGTGGATGTATTGTAA